A genomic stretch from Pochonia chlamydosporia 170 chromosome 4, whole genome shotgun sequence includes:
- a CDS encoding plastocyanin-like domain-containing protein, producing MRFTNLAVAPALAALTSAEIIKVEVGEKNGIKFTPDNIKAAKGDIVEFHFDSMHSVVAGAFDKPCNPVSSGGFYSDELPKGDNTYFSITINSTDPIFYYCGIEGHCQGGMVGVINQSGDETLAKYKSASAKADKVVTPKEDEAFGGTVGSKAVSSGAASGTASTASKSASSAPKTTAATTGSESTSQAATTTSAASGTGTGASGSPSSSPTTTSSDGGHNMPLEGMVCLLLAGIAAMMVL from the exons ATGCGGTTCACAAATCTCGCCGTTGCGCCAGCCCTCGCGGCCCTCACATCCGCCGAAATCATCAAAGTCGAAGTCGGCGAAAAGAACGGCATCAAATTCACCCCCGACAACATCAAAGCCGCCAAGGGCGACATTGTCGAGTTCCACTTCGATTCCATGCACAGCGTTGTCGCAGGCGCCTTTGACAAGCCGTGCAACCCAGTCTCCAGCGGAGGATTCTACTCGGACGAATTACCCAAAGGTGACAAT ACATacttctccatcaccatcaacagcacCGACCCCATCTTCTATTACTGCGGCATCGAGGGCCATTGCCAGGGCGGCATGGTCGGCGTGATCAATCAGAGCGGTGATGAGACCCTCGCCAAGTACAAGAGCGCTTCTGCAAAGGCCGACAAGGTCGTTACGCCGAAGGAGGACGAAGCTTTTGGCGGAACGGTAGGGTCTAAGGCGGTTTCGAGCGGTGCTGCGTCGGGGACTGCTTCTACAGCGAGCAAGTCTGCGTCATCGGCGCCCAAGACGACTGCTGCTACGACTGGGTCGGAATCAACTTCTCAGGCTGCTACGACGACTTCGGCTGCTtctgggactgggactggtGCGTCGGGGTCGCCTTCGTCTTCGCCTACTACTACTAGCTCGGATGGTGGGCATAACATGCCGTTGGAGGGGATGGTTTGCCTTTTATTGGCGGGTATTGCTGCTATGATGGTGCTTTGA
- a CDS encoding 37S ribosomal protein Rsm22 (similar to Cordyceps militaris CM01 XP_006666185.1), translating to MLSFRVVRHAYVRYNHSNSLGISFSSSSLFLVKAHRSINDHHGSCRNSPIRRNFSASSIFRKNPSLESEAASQEDIEKVVRDAKQRFRDTLPKDYLNEKEYELYERLYGPPLRETRPEDVGIDTHADMGPDAPRPNNEGTLLRELEGGEFEELTYEIDPRLRNASESEGVNEAFTESSEYDIVEKVPGYVDIVARSQREHDALQRLAQDFAAAEKQRVREEDEAMKLEEEYVEEDEELSWLPDQEQDLGDRTLGETHRFHRYTLDGRFHGSPVEISLPRDEFITPIRELLERTHLKHVKQAAESAFGGPGLPTSPSTPEGRRNGLMGGVGLPPDQRQMSEIEADAFLAGYLPPAYASTMSILREVRKRVGSEWIQSRLKQGKDGGLSVLDAGAGGAGLVAWEQIANAEWNLLEEKGEVSGPQPTGKKTVIAASDRLRHRLKTFLHNTTFLPRLPDYEHSGEMQGEHLDSGTKPQARKSFDIIIASHLFLKEKQDHYRQAILNNLWSLLDKDGGVLIVIEKAHPRGFEAVAHVRDTVLNQFLLPQSGETRVSPEEFNPAYHRELEQGHIIAPCSNHGTCPMYKEPGKSKGRKDYCHFNQRFVEPSFYSQMLGKQANNQGEVEFSYVAIRRGVPKSSDLTGPQATDLAFQGYERSEEAPDMQTLPRLVLPPLKRKGHVTLDLCTPDGKIERWTVPKSFSKLAYHDARKSRWGDLWSLGAKTRVQRNVRAGFGKDDGGKRAAAAAGKKPRKVDISMDGGRLSANEKNAIKDRRPKSKAAKERDLMKELFDAEAKVEAALDKELDEEAEAELEEVERQERRR from the coding sequence ATGCTGTCATTTAGAGTCGTCCGACACGCCTATGTAAGATACAATCATTCTAATTCGCTTGGCATAAGtttttcctcttcttcattaTTTTTGGTCAAGGCGCATCGGAGCATCAACGATCATCATGGTTCATGTCGCAATTCTCCCATTCGACGAAATTTTTCAGCATCCAGCATATTCCGAAAAAATCCTTCCCTAGAATCAGAAGCCGCGTCTCAGGAAGATATCGAAAAAGTGGTAAGAGACGCAAAGCAGCGATTTCGAGACACACTGCCCAAAGACTACCTCAACGAGAAGGAGTACGAACTTTATGAACGACTATATGGCCCTCCTCTGCGAgaaaccagaccagaagATGTGGGAATCGATACCCATGCGGATATGGGACCCGATGCTCCTCGGCCAAATAACGAGGGCACCCTTTTGCGAGAGCTTGAGGGTGGTGAGTTTGAAGAATTGACTTACGAAATCGACCCGCGATTACGGAACGCAAGCGAATCGGAAGGTGTCAATGAAGCATTCACGGAAAGCAGCGAGTACGATATAGTTGAAAAGGTTCCTGGGTATGTGGATATTGTCGCCCGAAGCCAGAGAGAACACGATGCGCTTCAGAGATTGGCGCAGGACTTTGCGGCCGCGGAAAAGCAGAGGGTGCgggaggaagacgaggcaaTGAAACTGGAGGAAGAGTATGtagaagaggatgaggagctcTCCTGGCTACCggaccaagaacaagatcTCGGCGATCGAACACTGGGAGAAACACATCGATTCCACCGGTACACATTGGATGGCAGATTTCACGGCAGCCCTGTGGAGATATCGCTTCCGCGAGACGAATTTATTACGCCTATTCGGGAACTTCTTGAACGAACACATTTGAAGCATGTCAAGCAAGCCGCAGAGTCTGCCTTTGGTGGACCAGGTCTCCCAACATCGCCGTCCACGCCGGAAGGACGCCGAAACGGGCTGATGGGAGGTGTTGGCCTCCCGCCTGATCAACGTCAAATGTCTGAAATCGAAGCAGATGCATTTCTCGCAGGCTATCTACCGCCAGCATACGCTTCAACCATGTCGATTTTACGAGAAGTGCGGAAACGAGTGGGCAGCGAATGGATTCAGTCTCGCCTCAAGCAGGGCAAAGATGGCGGTTTGAGCGTTCTTGATGCCGgggctggtggtgctggcttggtggcttgGGAACAAATTGCCAACGCTGAGTGGAATCTATTAGAGGAGAAGGGCGAGGTCAGTGGCCCGCAGCCGACGGGCAAAAAGACTGTTATTGCAGCGTCAGATCGCCTCAGACACCGTCTCAAGACCTTTTTGCACAATACGACCTTTTTGCCTCGTTTGCCCGACTATGAGCATTCAGGCGAGATGCAAGGGGAGCATCTTGATTCCGGAACCAAACCACAGGCTCGGAAGAGCttcgacatcatcattgcTTCGCATTTGTTCCTCAAGGAAAAGCAAGATCACTACAGACAGGCtattctcaacaacctttGGAGCTTACTAGACAAGGATGGAGGTGTTCTCATCGTGATTGAGAAAGCACACCCAAGAGGGTTTGAGGCGGTGGCTCACGTTCGAGATACGGTGCTTAACCAGTTTCTCCTACCACAGTCTGGGGAGACGAGAGTCAGCCCTGAAGAGTTCAACCCAGCATATCATCGGGAACTTGAACAGGGTCACATCATCGCTCCGTGCAGCAATCACGGCACATGTCCAATGTACAAAGAGCCCGGTAAAAGCAAGGGCCGAAAGGATTATTGTCATTTCAACCAACGATTCGTCGAACCTTCATTCTACAGCCAGATGTTGGGGAAGCAGGCAAACAACCAAGGCGAAGTGGAATTCAGCTACGTCGCTATTCGGAGAGGCGTTCCCAAGAGCAGCGATCTCACCGGCCCGCAGGCCACAGATCTGGCATTCCAAGGCTACGAAAGGTCAGAAGAAGCCCCCGACATGCAAACACTACcgcgccttgtgcttccACCCCTGAAACGCAAAGGCCATGTAACACTGGATCTCTGCACGccagatggcaagattgaacGGTGGACCGTGCCCAAGAGCTTCAGCAAGCTTGCATATCACGATGCTAGAAAGTCACGCTGGGGAGACTTATGGTCACTGGGTGCGAAGACAAGAGTGCAGCGTAATGTTAGAGCTGGCTTTGGGAAGGACGATGGTGGGAAACGCGCggccgctgctgctggcaaGAAGCCTCGCAAAGTTGATATTTCAATGGACGGTGGACGGCTTTCGGCGAACGAGAAGAACGCGATCAAGGATAGGAGGCCGAAGAGTAAGGCGGCGAAAGAGCGCGACTTGATGAAGGAGCTGTTTGACGCGGAGGCGAAGGTGGAGGCTGCTCTGGAcaaggagcttgatgaggaagCTGAAGCAGAGCTTGAAGAGGTGGAAAGACAGGAACGGCGGCGTTGA
- a CDS encoding thioredoxin (similar to Metarhizium robertsii ARSEF 23 XP_007825242.2), whose translation MTVYADWCGPCKMIAPHFQRLANQHSSPKKVAFAKVNVDSQPEVAQQNRVSAMPTFKIFHNGTCIETLQGANPSGLSEAVAKAVQLAGSGRSAGEQFKTPGRTLGGGSSPRSTSSVGLGGRYTGRTLANLDLFQQFDAQKAAEQSRFNVHNTQQRAAPPRASPAASGSGSGSSAKPAGGATRPQQRATFKTLADL comes from the exons ATGACAGTCTATGCCGACTGGTGCGGTCCCTGCAAGATGATCGCTCCCCATTTCCAACGTCTCGCGAACCAGCACTCCTCCCCGAAGAAggtggcctttgccaaagtcaacgTTGACTCCCAGCCCGAAGTCGCCCAGCAGAACCGTGTCTCCGCCATGCCCACTTTCAAGATCTTCCACAACGGCACCTGCATCGAGACGCTCCAAGGTGCGAACCCGTCCGGGCTATCCGAAgctgttgccaaggcagTCCAGCTTGCCGGTAGCGGTAGATCTGCTGGGGAACAGTTCAAGACTCCCGGTCGAACTCTTGGTGGAGGTTCATCACCGAGAAGCACGTCAAGTGTCGGCCTTGGAG GTAGGTATACGGGAAGAACACTTGCTAATTTGGACCTCTTTCAACAGTTTGACGCACAGAAGGCTGCCGAGCAGTCTCGGTTCAACGTCCACAATACACAGCAACGAGCGGCTCCGCCACGGGCTTCGCCAGCAGCCTCTGGTTCTGGAAGCGGATCGAGCGCGAAGCCTGCTGGGGGAGCGACTCGCCCACAACAACGGGCTACGTTTAAGACACTGGCCGATTTGTGA
- a CDS encoding ankyrin repeat protein (similar to Beauveria bassiana ARSEF 2860 XP_008596407.1) encodes MMLDEEHKRFKTPDEDENLYHFGSINGHNVVIANPPAAGNSWTAVTAKDMKRTFTNLKYALLVGIAGGMPVATASGAIRLGHVVVGIPTGTQPGAIRYDHGKSKPDGGFVLTGCLAPPPTTLLQAVKALAAQPRTATDPVWESVQNIIDQDETGQFRFPGREVDHLYHPDYIHQREKRLCYGETGACDPKQIIERPMVEDVSSVVVHTGTIGTGDTVMRNAKQRDDIAQKYGVLCIEMEAEGLAKAIPCLVIRGISDYCDSHKNDVWHGYAAACAAAYARQLFFVLPNHEAERREHRDSGSRSPLRDQSDPRISPYVLLTFVSMLDTGLRLCSLGNQIPAGLTQGEGEQKVKDCLESWNRSRDVLHHAWLSSLKSRGEESLHAVLQAAVDDIQMTSMTLNEEFGKLYDRGKPGQKDIFKKLEGQLRRYQCQLTPLITQSMFPNHHLLNERMKDGFEQASTNVARAVSSRLDHDSTTKGAKDEDEKATSFGRCVFDYDKMVVESLNFDILHHREDDISNSQPQTLTWLLGDPSGEATPDNNVRLFLRRDLGPNEVAAKPPKSIFYINGKAGSGKSTSMKALCTNDKVEEDIKTWAGNSHVLVSRFYFWYRGTDLQKSQRGMLRALLYQCLSKQRFLIPLTIPQDAELDTPTKARQYWSLNNLKRAFNQMLTHDGVGMNLKFCFFIDGLDEYAADADTDYSNGLHASIGDLLMEIARHPHVKICVSSRPEPPFETIFKGCPGFKLQDKTTDDIREYVQNQLGTVKTLHESQLKKIEESLIKNAEGVFLWVALATKSLLEGINEHASPDRWMEILNELPRGLENFYMHMLTKADEGNQGEGLGYLLLVKAANGNIPLQRLAYVAACDARSKGPLETLVKEKAQLKDAMKTRIQVCCKGLLEIGDGEDVTFLHKSVPDFLESSKLAEKRAAREVNWVAEHQLLDGYVFMLTKLWPNKPDHSCWEKTPTSMLQSDWVERVKPILHAYMRTAQRALQLGKPVPNSEIAKMYKAADDLWIHE; translated from the exons atgatgttggatgaggagcaCAAGCGTTTCAAGACgccagacgaggacgagAATCTCTACCACTTTGGCAGTATCAACGGACACAATGTCGTGATTGCCAACCCTCCAGCGGCCGGTAACTCATGGACGGCTGTTACTGCTAAGGATATGAAGAGAACGTTCACAAACCTCAAATATGCCTTGTTGGTAGGGATCGCAGGTGGTATGCCAGTAGCTACTGCCTCTGGCGCGATTCGGCTGGGTCATGTGGTTGTTGGTATACCGACAGGCACACAACCTGGAGCCATACGTTACGATCATGGAAAGTCAAAACCTGACGGCGGTTTTGTCCTCACTGGATGCCTAGCACCTCCCCCGACGACTCTCCTCCAAGCGGTTAAAGCCTTGGCGGCGCAACCTCGAACAGCGACGGATCCAGTATGGGAGTCCGTCCAGAATATCATAGATCAGGACGAAACCGGACAATTCAGATTCCCTGGCCGCGAAGTTGATCATCTATACCATCCAGATTATATTCATCAGCGAGAAAAACGGCTATGTTATGGTGAGACCGGTGCATGCGATCCGAAGCAGATAATCGAGCGACCGATGGTCGAAGATGTTTCGTCCGTTGTCGTACATACGGGTACAATAGGCACTGGGGACACAGTAATGAGGAACGCCAAACAGAGAGATGACATAGCGCAGAAGTACGGCGTGCTGTGCATAGAGATGGAAGCCGAAGGGCTTGCCAAAGCTATCCCATGCCTAGTTATTCGTGGTATCTCTGATTATTGTGATTCTCATAAGAATGACGTGTGGCATGGGTACGCAGCAGCGTGTGCGGCAGCTTACGCCCGGCAGTTGTTCTTCGTCTTGCCCAATCATGAGGCTGAGCGACGTGAACACAGGGACTCTGGATCACGCA GTCCGTTGCGAGATCAAAGTGACCCGAGAATAAGTCCCTATGTTCTTCTTACTTTCGTGTCCATGCTTGATACCGGTCTGCGTTTGTGTAGCCTGGGGAATCAAATCCCTGCAGGCTTGACACAAGGCGAGGGTGAACAGAAAGTGAAAGATTGTCTTGAGTCATGGAATAGGTCGAGAGACGTATTGCATCATGCATGGTTGTCATCTCTGAAGAGTAGGGGAGAGGAGAGTTTGCATGCAGTATTGCAGGCCGCCGTGGACGATATTCAAATGACGTCTATGACCCTGAACGAAGAATTTGGAAAGCTTTATGACAGAGGGAAACCTGGCCAGAAGGATATATTCAAAAAGCTCGAGGGGCAACTCAGGAGGTATCAATGTCAACTGACCCCTTTAATAAC TCAATCCATGTTCCCcaaccatcatcttctcaaTGAGCGTATGAAGGATGGCTTTGAGCAGGCATCGACGAATGTGGCCAGAGCGGTGTCTTCACGGCTAGACCATGACTCCACTACTAAGGGagccaaagatgaagacgaaaaggCTACATCCTTTGGTCGATGTGTTTTCGACTATGACAAGATGGTTGTCGAAAGCCTGAATTTTGACATCTTACATCATCGAGAAGACGACATTTCAAACTCTCAGCCCCAGACTCTGACATGGCTATTGGGGGATCCGTCGGGAGAAGCTACACCTGATAACAACGTCCGGTTATTCCTGCGGAGGGATCTAGGCCCAAATGAAGTTGCTGCAAAACCACCCAAGTCCATCTTTTATATCAACGGAAAAGCCGGTTCAGGCAAGTCGACTTCAATGAAGGCATTGTGCACAAACGACAAAGTTGAGGAAGATATCAAGACGTGGGCAGGTAATAGCCATGTACTGGTGTCGCGGTTCTACTTTTGGTACAGGGGAACCGACCTACAAAAGTCGCAGCGAGGCATGCTTCGAGCTCTCCTGTATCAATGTCTGAGCAAGCAGCGGTTCTTGATACCATTGACGATACCCCAAGATGCCGAATTAGATACACCGACAAAAGCCCGCCAATATTGGTCGTTGAACAACCTCAAAAGAGCCTTTAATCAGATGCTTACACATGACGGCGTGGGGATGAATCTAAAATTTTGTTTCTTCATCGACGGTCTCGATGAGTATGCCGCAGATGCGGATACGGATTACTCGAATGGTCTGCATGCTAGTATTGGGGatttgttgatggagatAGCACGTCACCCGCACGTCAAAATATGTGTGTCAAGTCGACCGGAGCCGCCATTCGAGACTATCTTTAAGGGTTGCCCTGGTTTTAAGCTTCAGGACAAGACGACTGACGACATCCGCGAATACGTACAGAACCAGCTAGGAACCGTCAAAACGCTGCATGAGTCGCAACTGAAGAAGATCGAGGAATCTCTCATCAAGAATGCAGAGGGTGTATTTCTATGGGTGGCACTGGCCACAAAATCGCTCCTCGAGGGCATTAACGAACATGCGTCGCCTGACAGGTGGATGGAGATCCTGAACGAGCTCCCGAGAGGGCTTGAAAATTTCTACATGCACATGCTGACCAAAGCAGATGAAGGCAACCAGGGAGAAGGACTTGGGTATCTTCTGCTGGTGAAAGCCGCCAACGGAAATATACCACTTCAACGGCTGGCATATGTCGCGGCATGTGACGCAAGGTCAAAGGGTCCCCTTGAAACTTTAGTTAAAGAGAAGGCCCAACTAAAAGACgccatgaagacgaggatcCAGGTATGCTGCAAGGGCTTGTTGGAAATAGGAGACGGGGAAGATGTCACCTTTCTACACAAGAGTGTTCCCGATTTTCTCGAGTCGTCAAAGCTGGCCGAGAAGCGGGCCGCCAGGGAAGTCAACTGGGTGGCAGAACATCAACTTTTGGACGGCTATGTGTTCATGCTGACAAAGTTGTGGCCGAATAAACCTGATCACTCATGTTGGGAGAAAACTCCTACTTCCATGTTGCAAAGTGATTGGGTTGAACGAGTGAAGCCGATCTTGCACGCCTATATGAGGACGGCACAGAGAGCCTTACAACTGGGCAAGCCAGTGCCCAACTCAGAGATCGCGAAGATGTACAAGGCGGCTGACGATCTCTGGATACAC GAATAG